A region from the Desulfoglaeba alkanexedens ALDC genome encodes:
- a CDS encoding cobalamin B12-binding domain-containing protein, with protein MGEDRKLRILITKPGLDGHDRGARVIARAFRDAGFEVIYTGCHQSPEQIVNTAIQEDVDLIGLSILSGAHTYSFPRVLELLKEKGAEDISVIGGGIFPLEDIPKLKALGIKEIFEPGSKLADIVNWVRSNIKPRKAVAA; from the coding sequence ATGGGCGAGGATCGGAAACTCAGGATACTCATCACAAAGCCAGGGCTGGACGGACATGACCGCGGGGCGCGGGTCATTGCCCGCGCCTTCCGCGACGCGGGTTTCGAAGTCATCTATACCGGGTGCCACCAGTCGCCGGAACAGATCGTCAATACCGCCATCCAGGAAGATGTCGACCTCATCGGACTGAGCATTCTTTCCGGTGCCCACACTTACTCGTTTCCCAGGGTCTTAGAATTGCTCAAGGAAAAGGGCGCGGAAGACATCTCGGTCATCGGCGGCGGCATCTTTCCGCTGGAGGACATTCCAAAGCTGAAGGCACTGGGAATCAAGGAGATCTTCGAACCGGGATCCAAGCTGGCGGACATCGTGAACTGGGTTCGAAGCAACATAAAACCCAGGAAGGCGGTTGCCGCCTAA
- a CDS encoding efflux RND transporter periplasmic adaptor subunit, translating into MRIFLSIVTACFMWLPVYGFAAPGDNGGKPPLPLVGVAEVGLEAATPPEKYIGHVESIAAIDLRARVEGYLEELSFKEGSFVQKGRVLYVIEQAPYKARVAVARAKVVQAEADLFKAETRLERLRSARPESVPKTDLDDAVAARDLARGRLDEAKANLELAEIDLDYTTVEAPITGRIGRSLYKPGDLVGPSSQPLAEIVLMDPIRVVFSVSERQGEIIMHAMEDAEKGDGAPFLTVGLEFPGGRAYSRKGKIDFVDNRVDPDTGTIAIWGRFENPNGHLVPGEYVRVFLGEAKPEMVPAVAQAAVQRDQEGAFVYVVDEKNRVEQRRITTGPVLDGKFTVTSGLKPGEKVIVQGIQKVRPGITVNIEGE; encoded by the coding sequence ATGAGAATATTTCTATCCATTGTGACGGCGTGTTTCATGTGGCTTCCGGTGTACGGCTTTGCCGCCCCGGGCGATAATGGCGGGAAGCCTCCTTTGCCCCTGGTTGGAGTAGCGGAAGTAGGGCTTGAGGCCGCTACTCCCCCGGAAAAATATATCGGCCATGTAGAATCCATAGCAGCCATCGATCTCAGGGCCCGGGTGGAGGGATACCTGGAAGAGCTAAGTTTCAAGGAGGGCTCCTTTGTTCAGAAGGGGCGGGTTCTTTATGTCATCGAGCAGGCCCCCTACAAGGCCCGGGTCGCCGTAGCCAGGGCGAAGGTGGTCCAGGCGGAAGCGGATCTTTTCAAGGCGGAGACCCGTCTTGAGCGCCTCCGGTCCGCCAGGCCCGAGAGCGTGCCCAAGACCGATCTCGATGATGCCGTGGCGGCGCGCGATCTGGCCCGAGGCAGGCTGGACGAGGCCAAGGCCAACCTGGAGCTGGCCGAGATCGACCTGGACTATACCACCGTGGAGGCCCCGATAACCGGACGGATCGGAAGGAGCCTCTATAAGCCGGGAGACCTGGTCGGTCCCTCGTCCCAGCCCCTGGCGGAAATCGTGCTCATGGACCCGATCAGGGTGGTCTTTTCGGTGAGCGAAAGACAGGGGGAGATCATCATGCATGCCATGGAGGATGCTGAAAAAGGGGATGGCGCCCCCTTTTTGACCGTCGGTTTGGAGTTCCCCGGCGGCCGGGCCTATTCGCGGAAGGGAAAAATCGATTTCGTGGACAATCGGGTGGACCCGGATACGGGGACCATTGCCATTTGGGGCAGGTTTGAGAATCCTAACGGGCATCTTGTACCGGGCGAATATGTGAGGGTCTTTTTGGGAGAGGCCAAGCCCGAGATGGTCCCTGCGGTTGCCCAGGCCGCGGTGCAAAGGGATCAGGAAGGGGCCTTTGTCTATGTGGTTGATGAAAAGAACAGAGTGGAACAGCGCCGGATCACAACAGGCCCCGTCCTGGACGGCAAGTTCACCGTAACTTCGGGGTTGAAGCCGGGCGAAAAGGTGATCGTTCAGGGGATCCAAAAGGTAAGACCCGGAATAACCGTG
- a CDS encoding acyl-CoA mutase large subunit family protein, whose translation MFSESQLERIEAEYEDWLGTYEKALQKLPERLERFSTVSDMEVKPLYTPLDIKDKDYLEDIGFPGCYPFTRGVQPSMYRARLWTMRMFAGLGTPEDTNKRFHYLIEHGETGLSTAFDFPTLMGYDTGSPLARGECGKCGVAIDTIDDMQRLFANINLEEVTTSMTINPPASVIWAMYIANAENEGYDRRKLGGTIQNDCLKEFIAQKTFMLPPEPSLRLVVDTVEFGTREVPRWNTISISGYHIREAGATAVQELAFTIYDGITYVEECLKRGMKVDEFAGRLSFFWNSHIDFFEEIAKMRAARRMWARIMKERFKAQNPRSMMLRFHTQTAGCSLTAQEPYNNVIRTTTEALAAVLGGTQSLHTNSLDEVYMIPSEHAVKIALRTQQILADETGVAHVIDPLAGSYFVEALTDKMEEEANAYIRKLDELGGMVAAIERDYPQMEIADAAYAFQQQVERGDKIILGVNKYPSERPELEFVLKIDDEVEQRQIERTRAFKERRDKTKLQQAMDELRRRCEGPPSWENNVMPALIDAVRAGATEQECCDLFREVFGIYTDPGTF comes from the coding sequence ATGTTTTCTGAATCGCAACTGGAGCGGATCGAGGCCGAATACGAGGATTGGCTGGGGACGTACGAGAAAGCCCTGCAGAAGCTTCCCGAGCGCTTGGAACGGTTTTCGACCGTTTCGGATATGGAGGTGAAGCCGCTCTACACCCCGCTCGATATAAAGGACAAGGACTACCTGGAGGATATTGGGTTTCCGGGCTGCTATCCGTTCACCCGGGGGGTGCAGCCGAGCATGTACCGGGCGAGGCTGTGGACGATGCGGATGTTCGCGGGGCTCGGGACGCCCGAGGACACCAACAAGCGCTTTCATTACCTGATCGAACATGGGGAAACGGGCCTCAGCACGGCCTTCGATTTCCCGACGCTCATGGGCTACGATACCGGTTCGCCGCTGGCTCGGGGCGAATGCGGCAAGTGCGGGGTGGCCATCGACACTATCGACGACATGCAACGGCTGTTCGCCAATATCAACCTGGAAGAAGTGACCACGTCCATGACCATCAACCCGCCGGCTTCCGTGATCTGGGCCATGTACATCGCCAACGCCGAAAATGAAGGCTACGACCGGCGAAAACTGGGCGGAACCATCCAGAACGACTGCCTCAAGGAATTCATCGCTCAGAAAACGTTCATGCTGCCGCCGGAACCGAGCCTTCGGCTGGTGGTGGATACGGTGGAATTCGGAACCCGGGAAGTGCCGCGATGGAACACCATCAGTATCAGCGGGTATCACATCCGGGAGGCCGGAGCCACGGCGGTCCAGGAATTGGCGTTCACCATCTACGACGGCATCACCTATGTGGAGGAGTGCCTCAAGCGCGGCATGAAGGTGGATGAATTCGCGGGCCGCCTGTCTTTCTTCTGGAATTCGCACATTGATTTCTTTGAAGAAATTGCCAAGATGCGAGCCGCCCGCCGCATGTGGGCCCGGATCATGAAAGAGCGCTTCAAGGCTCAGAATCCGCGGTCTATGATGCTTCGCTTTCATACGCAGACCGCCGGCTGTTCCCTCACCGCCCAGGAGCCTTACAACAACGTCATCCGGACCACCACGGAAGCCCTGGCGGCCGTCCTCGGAGGCACCCAGTCGCTGCATACCAACTCGCTGGATGAAGTCTACATGATCCCCAGTGAACACGCCGTAAAGATCGCCCTCAGGACCCAGCAGATCCTGGCCGACGAGACCGGAGTCGCCCATGTGATCGATCCGCTGGCGGGGTCCTACTTCGTGGAAGCCTTGACCGACAAGATGGAAGAGGAAGCCAACGCCTATATCCGCAAACTGGATGAGCTGGGGGGCATGGTGGCGGCCATCGAAAGGGACTACCCGCAGATGGAAATCGCCGACGCGGCCTATGCTTTCCAGCAACAGGTCGAACGGGGCGACAAGATCATTCTGGGTGTCAACAAATACCCCAGCGAAAGGCCTGAGTTGGAGTTCGTATTGAAGATCGACGACGAAGTCGAACAGCGACAGATCGAACGCACCCGGGCGTTCAAGGAAAGACGGGATAAGACGAAGCTGCAGCAGGCGATGGACGAACTGCGGCGACGCTGCGAGGGGCCGCCCTCTTGGGAAAACAACGTCATGCCCGCACTCATCGATGCGGTGCGGGCGGGGGCGACGGAACAGGAATGTTGCGACCTTTTCCGTGAAGTCTTCGGTATCTACACGGATCCCGGAACCTTTTGA
- a CDS encoding TetR/AcrR family transcriptional regulator — MSRKETILKAATALFARKGFSATPTSAIAKEAGVAEGLIFHYFKSKVGILLCILEDVTERYLSGCRARLENCRTGLDAVKALIGFHFEFSAKNTDALVVLIRDVPSSLYRNSATPDQDAAYGLPRSLCIWEKCLERGRRDGSLRRDLSPRETAFIIQGMLIGISRLILLTSLEVPCLSMQATDFCVRALRPRGENEQTISKQENGKGYCK; from the coding sequence ATGAGCCGGAAAGAAACCATTTTGAAAGCGGCAACGGCGCTTTTTGCCCGAAAGGGCTTTTCCGCCACGCCGACTTCCGCCATCGCCAAGGAGGCAGGGGTGGCGGAAGGCCTGATCTTTCATTATTTCAAGAGCAAGGTAGGGATTCTGCTCTGTATTTTAGAAGACGTCACGGAGCGCTATCTCTCCGGTTGCCGCGCCCGGCTTGAAAATTGCCGGACCGGCCTCGACGCCGTCAAGGCCCTGATCGGTTTTCATTTCGAATTCAGCGCCAAAAACACGGATGCGCTTGTGGTATTGATCCGAGATGTTCCAAGTTCCTTGTACCGGAACTCAGCCACGCCGGACCAGGACGCAGCCTATGGGTTACCCAGGAGTCTTTGCATATGGGAGAAATGCCTAGAACGCGGGAGGCGGGATGGGAGCCTCAGGCGCGATCTTTCTCCCCGCGAGACAGCCTTTATCATCCAAGGAATGTTAATCGGTATCAGCCGGCTCATACTTCTGACGTCTCTGGAGGTACCTTGTTTATCGATGCAGGCAACGGATTTCTGTGTAAGAGCGCTCCGGCCCAGGGGAGAAAACGAGCAAACCATAAGTAAACAGGAGAACGGTAAGGGGTATTGCAAATGA